Proteins co-encoded in one Rhopalosiphum maidis isolate BTI-1 chromosome 2, ASM367621v3, whole genome shotgun sequence genomic window:
- the LOC113553592 gene encoding putative mediator of RNA polymerase II transcription subunit 26: MVSRIVYVQTRLGAVVEVFALVAAVGLITQSFADDTKVHDKRQLENEWASTSKKNHKGPDTYEFRYDVENAPTNNIQYRMEERHANGSVVGSYGQVQPDGKIRVVSYVADKDGVKTYVKDNGGADQYVAEGSSLDPVQRVTSQIIQTAVKSQQHKSPLHDKYHRPTPSTAAAAGQRVDTAHAYHQQRTNIDPAVFRPEESPGYQETNQPFVGDQLKDKLQSSYAEYRVAPPGQQQQQQPAPHQLVQTAGPLPPVVPYNLQQGTVPAQQPSHYMLNVPPLPALADNSPLPLLPGQQPLPITPDRGPIMIQLQQPQQQQQVPPSNYPQQQHYLQYQPTQVHQQQLRLPQGQQQLLNPSQVQQYQQQPVRVQPPAHLQQQLTPQQAVQYQPQQARVVSQQTLPPQYLQQQQQQQQQQQLQLQQQQQQQKVPYQQSVMQQQYPQQVNIPAHPSQLQIRGNVQQHHATVPMQFFHQPNPATTAEQYRQQLQLQAAESQIFPVFVLPPADGVFHFGKKRLRF; encoded by the exons ATGGTTTCACGCATCGTCTACGTTCAA acaAGACTTGGTGCGGTAGTCGAGGTATTTGCATTGGTGGCAGCCGTCGGGCTGATCACGCAATCGTTCGCAGACGACACGAAAGTCCACGATAAGAGACAGTTGGAGAACGAATGGGCATCCACGTCGAAAAAAAACCACAAA GGACCAGACACGTACGAGTTTAGATACGACGTGGAAAATGCGCCGACAAACAACATACAATACCGTATGGAAGAACGTCATGCCAACGGGAGCGTTGTGGGAAGTTACGGGCAAGTCCAACCTGACGGTAAAATTAGAGTGGTGTCCTACGTCGCCGATAAAGACGGTGTCAA GACTTACGTCAAGGACAATGGCGGTGCCGATCAGTACGTGGCCGAAGGATCTAGTCTGGACCCCGTACAGCGGGTCACTTCGCAGATCATACAAACGGCCGTGAAGTCGCAACAACACAAGTCGCCGTTACACGACAAGTATCACCGGCCAACGCCTAGCACCGCCGCCGCGGCCGGCCAACGGGTGGACACGGCGCACGCGTATCACCAGCAGAGGACCAACATAGATCCGGCCGTGTTCCGGCCGGAAGAATCGCCGGGCTACCAGGAAACCAATCAGCCGTTCGTCGGCGACCAGCTCAAGGACAAGCTACAATCGTCCTACGCCGAGTACCGGGTCGCTCCTCCTGGccagcagcaacagcagcaaccAGCGCCACATCAACTGGTCCAGACCGCCGGGCCCTTACCGCCCGTGGTCCCGTATAACCTGCAGCAGGGCACCGTGCCGGCCCAGCAGCCGTCGCACTACATGCTAAACGTGCCGCCCCTGCCCGCTCTGGCCGATAACTCCCCGCTGCCACTGTTGCCCGGTCAACAGCCCCTGCCCATCACGCCCGACAGGGGGCCCATCATGATACAACTCCAACAGCcgcagcaacagcagcaggtACCGCCGTCCAACTATCCGCAACAACAGCACTACCTGCAGTATCAACCCACGCAGGTGCACCAACAGCAGTTGAGGCTGCCACAGGGCCAACAGCAGTTGCTCAATCCCAGTCAAGTGCAACAATACCAACAGCAACCGGTAAGGGTACAGCCGCCGGCGCACCTACAGCAACAGTTGACGCCGCAGCAGGCCGTCCAATATCAGCCGCAACAGGCCAGAGTGGTGTCGCAGCAAACCCTGCCGCCTCAATACCttcagcagcagcagcagcagcagcaacagcaacagctACAGCtacagcaacagcaacagcagcaaaAAGTCCCGTATCAGCAGTCCGTCATGCAGCAGCAGTACCCGCAACAGGTCAACATACCGGCGCACCCGTCGCAGCTACAGATCAGAGGCAACGTACAGCAACACCACGCGACGGTACCGATGCAGTTCTTCCACCAGCCGAATCCGGCCACCACGGCGGAACAGTACCGGCAACAGTTGCAACTGCAGGCGGCCGAATCGCAGATATTCCCGGTCTTCGTGTTGCCGCCAGCCGATGGAGTTTTTCATTTTGGAAAAAAGCGTTTACGATTTTAA
- the LOC113554309 gene encoding cuticle protein 8-like: MIVVLRIVALCWFTLRRSYAIEVIPASYAWSTFTGPVSGEVQEVKPWTPSHPSASSYSEFEGGNEDSESYGPNYVAKPHYSFAYGVENPNTGDSHGHSETRDGSHVTGEYSVMEPDGVLRRVLYTADPKNGFRASVRYVRPDGEESSNRDHGFLSGGSDRSPGPPPHQQQQQQSEYESDGGGGDDDDPRPFSLQPQSLNLPSEYESEADEEPFAPPLPRPQPLSLNFGFDVNHNSNVGNDDDDDSNDYGGGGGGGRPSGFKFPSPSSSFFKASDAVNGASTKTGPIF; this comes from the exons ATGATCGTCGTTCTACGC aTCGTTGCATTGTGTTGGTTCACGTTACGACGATCATATGCCATCGAAGTCATACCTGCCTCGTACGCTTGGAGCACGTTCACAGGACCCGTATCCGGCGAAGTACAAGAAGTCAAACCGTGGACTCCATCTCATCCGTCGGCATCTTCTTATTCAGAATTCGAAGGTGGAAACGAAGATAGCGAGAGTTATGGACCAAATTACGTG GCGAAACCGCACTACTCGTTCGCGTACGGCGTGGAAAACCCGAACACCGGCGACAGTCACGGTCACTCCGAGACGCGGGACGGTTCGCACGTGACCGGCGAATATTCCGTAATGGAACCGGACGGCGTGCTCAGACGTGTGCTGTACACGGCCGACCCCAAAAACGGTTTCCGAGCATCCGTCCGGTACGTCCGACCCGACGGCGAGGAGTCGTCCAACCGCGACCACGGTTTCCTCAGCGGCGGATCAGACCGGTCACCCGGGCCTCCTCCGcaccagcagcagcaacagcagtCCGAGTACGAGTCtgacggcggcggtggcgacgacgacgatccGCGTCCGTTTTCGCTGCAACCGCAATCGCTGAATCTGCCGTCCGAGTACGAGTCGGAAGCTGACGAGGAACCGTTCGCGCCGCCGCTGCCGCGACCACAACCGCTGTCGTTAAACTTTGGTTTCGACGTCAACCACAACAGCAACGTCGggaacgacgacgacgacgacagcaACGACTACGGCGGCGGAGGCGGTGGCGGCCGCCCGTCCGGGTTCAAGTTCCCGTCGCCGTCCAGTTCGTTCTTCAAGGCTTCCGACGCGGTTAATGGTGCGTCGACGAAAACTGGcccaatattttaa